The DNA segment TGGTAGATTCGGCTATTGGTGGTAAGACAGGTGTGAATCATCCCCACGGGAAAAACTTGATTGGTGCGTTCCATCAGCCGCGATTCGTGTTAATTGATCCCCAAGTATTAAAAACCTTGCCTGTACGTGAATTTCGCGCAGGAATGGCGGAGGTAATTAAATATGGCGTGATTTGGGATGCAGAATTATTCAACCAGTTGGAACAGAGTAAGCGTCTCGACCAACTGCGCTACATCAAACCAGAACTGGTGGATGCTATCTTAACTCGTTCTTGCCAAGCTAAAGCTGATGTTGTCGGCAAAGATGAGAAAGAAGGTGGACTGAGGGCGATTTTGAATTACGGACACACTGTTGGTCATGCGGTGGAAAGCTTAACTAACTATCGGCTACTCAAACATGGTGAAGCAGTAGGTATCGGTATGGTAGCGGCTGGGCAAATCGCTGTAAATTTAGAACTGTGGCAACAAGCAGATGCAGACCGTCAAAATGCCTTAATTGAAAAAGCGGGTTTACCGACAAAGTTACCAGTGGGATTAGATATTGAAGGGATTATTGAGGCATTGCAATTAGATAAAAAAGTCAAAGATGGTAAAGTACGGTTTGTTTTACCAACTCAAATTGGTGTAGTGACAGTTACTGATGAGGTGACATCAGATCACATTCGGCAAGTTTTACAGCAGATGTAAATTAATTACTAAATTCTGCCAAAATGGCAAATTTTCAGTAGTGGAATCCTATACATTAAATATAGCTACTCAAATAGAGGTTGTTGATACAATCAACAATTATCTAATTATGAAACCTACAAAACTGAGTGCTATTGCTGAAGCACTTAGTGTTTGGGGAATTGAATAAATCCTACAGCAAGACGGACAAGCTAACTATTACTAACGGTTCTTTTTTCGAGAAAGTTGAGCAAGGATTAAGATTGGTTTGCTGGCACCTACTAATCTTAACTTTC comes from the Nostoc sp. PCC 7120 = FACHB-418 genome and includes:
- the aroB gene encoding 3-dehydroquinate synthase, yielding MTSVINVNLPTQSYEIAIAPASLDQIGQSLAGLKLGKKVLLVSNPTIFKHFGKVAVDSLEAAGFQVASYSLPAGERYKTLNSIQKLYDIALENRLERSSTMVALGGGVIGDMTGFAAATWLRGINVVQVPTTLLAMVDSAIGGKTGVNHPHGKNLIGAFHQPRFVLIDPQVLKTLPVREFRAGMAEVIKYGVIWDAELFNQLEQSKRLDQLRYIKPELVDAILTRSCQAKADVVGKDEKEGGLRAILNYGHTVGHAVESLTNYRLLKHGEAVGIGMVAAGQIAVNLELWQQADADRQNALIEKAGLPTKLPVGLDIEGIIEALQLDKKVKDGKVRFVLPTQIGVVTVTDEVTSDHIRQVLQQM